tgtgtttaaatgttatttaatttTTCAGCCTAAATCATTAtataagttttattttttttaaaaaaatatatgtattaaaTAAACTGTTATGTCCAGTCTTACcaggaacagttttttttttgttttgtcttttttgtttttgtttttttctatttggtTATGGCTGCTTTTGTTGTCGGTGGTGATGCTGTTGTACTAAACAAAGCCTGTGGCCAAAACTTCACATAAACAATGTGATGAATGTTTGGACACTGGTAATTTCCATTTATCATGCATCCATTTCAGCCAAAGGGTATTTGTTGCACTGTTCCTCCTGTAGGACTGTCAACTCTTTCACATAATGACTTTGGTTGCTAGGCAACAGCTCATGAGTTCCAAGACACCTTCTTGATCTGGAGTGTAAGTGTATCTTACTACCCTTAAGTGAACGTTTTTGCTGAGATAGTGAACATCAATAAAGGGTCCAGACAGACTCCTGACACTGAGGGCCTGACACTCTTGAatgtactctcacacacacactctcacacacacacacacacaacacaggcatgcatgcgcacacgcacgcacgcacgcacgcatccACATGTGCATCTAGAGCAAATGTTGTCAACATCTGACCTCTACTGAAGAGCTGaatatttaacatgtttatttcagaTACCAAATATATCTTCATTGTTGTAAGGCCTGTGATTGAATAAGACATAAGCTAAAAGCTGTTATTACCCCCTCCACGTATTCCACCCCACCCCAGTGTCAGCTAATGTCCTATTTTCTTTCAAGGTAATGTCCTAGATTCTTACTGAGATTCATTATTTAGAGCATCaagcagacagaacagagaagcTTTGTGTTCAGTTTAATTTGGAAGTTTAGGCTTAGGCTATAAATTAATGCTTCCTCTATGACTGTTAAGAAGTAAAGGAACATTTACTGCATTATAAAATGAGGCCTATTTTGCCCCAAAGCAAACCAAATCCTTTGCCTCAGGAGAATCATTCTGTTATTCAGCCTCAGACAGTTTAGTGCAAGTTTTGTTGCTGCTAGGAGCAACTTCCccaactatgtgtgtgtgagtaagataATGTTTTAATTAAGAATCTCAGTTTAGAAAAGTCACCATTATGAAGTGACAGCTGAATACTCTCAGATACTGCTTTAATTTCTGAGATCAAATGAGACTAAGACATtaacatttgtgttgtgtgtgagagttatgGGATATGGTACACTGTACTCTTGTGTCAAGCATCAACAGCACAAGTGTATTTGTTGAACCCACTGGCAAAAAGTCTTTAAGCCACAACCTATGAGAATAAAGGCGATAAATGTACGAGTTCAATGTACTATTAGTGACTTTGGTATGGTGTGATAAATAATGGATTTTCATACTGCATTTATGCCACAGAAAGGAGAAATAGCCCTTTATTCTGATAACTTCCACTGATGTTCTCCTCCagaatatttttgaaaacatttttgactGATTTTAATATGGAAATTATGCCTCCAAGGCATCCAAAACCCTGTTGCATTAAAGCTGCATGGTGTTCATTTAGTACAGACATAAATGCATTCATAGTGCATTTCTGCATCTCTGGAAGTCTGATTTCATGTTTCTACAAATGTGATCATCCACTTCATTCATACGtgcacaaacaaaggcacagaGAAATTATACTCTGTTCCTTCATTGTATAGCACTATTCTGTTAAGTACTGTTAAAATACTGTtaaattctgttaaaaacaatCACTAATCTCACTCAGCCTTGCCACTTCTGCTAGCTTCAGTTGACAGAAGCTAAAGAaagttttatgaaaaaaaaagtatgaaaaagtAGGAAGGTGAGAAACTATGAAACACTTTCAAAGTGGCATGCTGGCAGAATGTTGTGTCAGCATTCTCTCAAGCTGTATTACTTGCTGTAAATGTACTGCCCAGAACCTTGAAATAAGCTCATGCCCCATTTTCCCTTTGTTGATTTCAGCGTTCATCTCTTCCACATCAGTATTACGCCTGTATGAATCTTCAATGTGAAATCTTTCTCTTCGCGAAGAGCCAATGGACATTTGTTTGCAAGGATGAATAATTCACAGCCTTCAGATCATGCCTGGGGgtgggaaggggaggggggggggtcgttgAAGCATCTCTGCTCTGGCCCAGACAGCTGGTGCTGTCCAGGATGGCCAGATGGCCCTGCACATTGCTGCGTAAGAACAGGACTCAGGACGGAAGAATGTTCTATGATCTTCTCCTttatctccctttctcctttttgCTCCTTCTCATTGGCACAGGTGTGGGTTTCTTGTGAAAACTGGGGACTTCAGTGATTCTCCAGCCTGCAGTATTGTAAAAGATCAACTCAACCTTAACCTGTTACAaacttaatttattttttaggtAATCACAGAACCATCTGTGCTATCAAACTCTTGATTTAAAATCATTCTTACACAATGATGGATGCAAGTCCAATTTTGACTTTAAAATGTATGAGTTGTAATATCATATGAAGCTTCCCATTTTCCCACTGAATAATGTGCATCTAACAGTGTAGTGCACTGGCTCCAGCAGACTTGCATTTACTTTGAAACTAGTTGCTTTGGTCTTCAGAAGGTACCAGTGAAGGCTGTAAAACATCAGCCTACTCTGATCTGTAGACTGTGCTATGAAGTTTGCCATGAATAGCTGGCTTTTATTGGTATTTTCCACATGTGCCCATAACTTTCTTGCATTACAAGACACTCTAGAAGACCACCTGGGTCAATACCGACCAGAATGCGGTTTCAACATTTTATGTGGACTGTGATCTGGTCTTTGTCCCTGTTTCTGgatttcaaacatgtttttgacCTGTTTCCAAATGGGACTGTATGCTATTGAAAGCTTCCTGCGTGGCACAGTTTTTATAATTTCGGGTAATGGAGCAGCAAGACATCCTCTCAAAATCAGTGGAGTGTCAAATCTGATCATAGTACTATGAATGTGCTGGCATGGAAAACAATAGTccacactgtatcaaacagttTTAATACAACTTGTTACTTAATTTTGTCCtctaaattttcttttttattcccATATGTGATTTTCACATGGCGGTAGATGAGAGCAATATTTGCACCGCTCACAGTGAGACACCACCATACTTGATGTAGCTTTGACACATAAAGCTTGAGAAGTGTTTGATTCACAATACTAGTCTTTAGGAGCAATATTGTACTTTTTATCCCAAAACTATGttttaaaattgtaaatgtaatgtaatactCTGAACAGTTATACTACGAAGATAATTTTAACCAAATGGCAGAGATATACTGTCAAAGTACAATGTTCAGAAAAAAGTGGAGCAGTTGAAACATCTGCTGTTTTAAGCAAGAGACCAAAAGACCAAAACCacatttctgtcttgttttgtttttgtattttcagagCTCCCAGAGAACTGGACAGATACCAAAGAGACACTTCTGGAGGGTATGGTGTTCAATGTGAAGTATCTGGGCATGACGCTGGTGGACCAGCCTAAAGGAGAGGACATGGCCGCTGCAGCCATCAGGAGAATtattaccacagtcagtcaccaTAGTTACATGAGAGAGCCTGTTGGGGGGGGCGACTGTCTGATAGGACCGCAGTCCTATGTGCAATATTCACATCTAGTCAGGGGCCATTTGACAAATTTCAAtcaaaaaaacattgttctcagTGAAGGTCAACATGGTTAAATGAAACCACCTCTGGAGGACTGGTTCCATTAAAAACGGGTTTGGCAGTTTATACACCTCTGATGGAGCCTGCcttattctttctctgtccgtCTTCAGTGGgcctatattttttttctttgtgtttttctctctttatctgtgtcttttatgcacacgcacacactcacacacacacacacacacacacacacaacctgtcCAGGATTAGGATTCAATTGatttactctaaaaaaaaaaaagagcaagaagtccacaaTTATCTTCCTGTTCCCTTGGAAACCAAACCACATGAATTGGATTATGCAGGAGATTTGTTAGCTTCCAAAGTCATATTGTCATATTTAGCCATGGTGAACACAAAGATTTGGAAAGATCATAAGAGGGTGTCAGAACAAAGATATTTCTacaacagatgttttttttctatatgaCATGTCAAAAATTTCAGGAATACGGAAATAtactgattaaaatgaaaaaaagttgaTATTGATTTACTTCTTTGTAAGATGCTGTTGTGTGATGGGAGAGACATGCTACAAAAACAATTTATGCAACAGCACAAAGCCAAATATTTCTATAGCAATTTTATGGTGGATTTATTGAAGTGGAGCCTTAAATATGGCTGCGGTGCTTGATTGCCGTTATCTCCTGGGCAAAGAGAAATCCCCCCCTGAAACCAAGGCCTGCTTTCCTTTTGTCCTTGATAagtcctctgcctctctctctttcgacCGTCATTCCCCCTTTCCAGCACTAACATTGCCCTCCTTTCTTCACGTCAGACGTGCTGCAGAAGTGTGCCGGTgcacgtgcacgcgcgtgcacacacacacacacacacacacacacacacacccctgttcAAAAGAATACTGTTTCAGATAGTTATAAGATTCTCCACATGATGTGCTTGCCATTTCACCTTAAGGAAACACCGTTATAGCCTCTGCATAGCTGGTGTCTGCTGCTTGCACTTTGTACTATTAAAGGGAGAGTTCAGTAACTTATGCCCCTGAAGTCGGCATTATATGCATTCGTCATTCATTTTTTCGAACTACAGATGCTTATTGTCAGAAACTTGAAGCTCAACTATTGCAACCAGTTCAGTACATCAAGTCTCCAAAATACGATAGAGTTGTTTTAAGGACACAGTAATGAAAATTGatgcttgttttctttcatgcTTGACCATGGTTACTGCAATATACACTACCCAAGAAAAAGTCACAGGACATGGGTAGTTGTAAAAGGAAAGGTCATTGTTTTGGCAAGCCTTTGGCCTTGATACTGTTTCACTTTGTCACGAAAGACTTTTTAGGAGGCTGGTAGACAGATGACGCAGAATGCGCTCAGAATTACTCATATACAGAATTATGCAGAGCACCAATGTCAAACTCTTCACTCCTGCAGAGCTGCTCTGTTTGATGGGACAGTGTTTATTGGTCAAAATGAAAATCATCATCTTCTCACAATTTATGACTCATTTTCTGAATAAATGtccttctgtgtttttacaccTCTAGGCTCGTGCCAGCGCAAAGAAGTTCCGGAAGGTGACTCTAACTGTCACACCCAAGGGAATAGTCATCACAGACACGGAGACTAATGACCTTATCGAGAATGTTTCCATTTACAGGTATTCACGCACATTAAAACAATCAGGTTTTCTCCAGTTCTGTAAACATTATGACATAtgaaaaaggtgtgtgtgaaacatgcACCTAACTGTGTTATGAAACTCGAcccattaaaattaaaatatattttagtcagaagttgtgtgtttatgcatagAATGTATGTTTGACCATAGATGTAGAAAAGTTTGATACTTTTTCTCTGTTGGCAGATTTTGAAATAGCATATACCAGCTCTACAGTGTCCCATAAAGAACTTTTTAATTTGCCATTTTTTTATACGCAATATGTGTAAAGGGATGAGGATTGAAAATTAGTCTGTGTCCAGTGACCCTGTGAACCCTAAAAAAGAGGTTTCAATATATATTTTCTTGAAGCATCCCATCAGTAACAGAACACTCTAGAATCACAGACCATGAAAGCTTAACacatttataatgtgtttaagtgtgtgtgtgtgtgtgtgtgtagtcattaGTGGTGTGCAGGGAGGTAGACAGAGAGGGGTGGGGTATGCAAGAGCTTTGCCCGCCCCCATGCTGATCCACCCTTATCAGCTGCTgcagaaacacagtcacaggAATCATGAATCGCTTTCATCCTCCCACCCCCCCTTAGGAGTCTTCTCCACCATGAGCAAAGCTGGAACAAAGCACTTCACCTGGTTCTTCTCTTTGCCAGGCATGCCTCAAACTGCCTGATCATGGCCTGGTTTTGGGGATGAGCCAACACTGCATGATAATGCATTGTGCAAGGCTTCTCTGGAGCATGCaagattaaaaatgcattttaaatgcagtTCAGTGCAATTCTGTTTTGCAACAGCTTCTGCATATTATCcctttgtgttattttataaaCTTATTCCAGGGTAGAGTGTATCCTGAGGGAATAAAACCGCCCTCAGAAGGGTTTGTTTCTTTGAGGAATGTGGTCAGCTCTTACTTTGATCTTCTGGAGTGTCTTGGCTTGAAAGATGGCTAGAAAATTACCGGCAAACCAGGGAATGGACTTTTTGTGTTCAGTTCAAGTTAGCAGCTCTAAGCTACAGCAGAGCGTCATCTATTTCAGCATAGCACTAAGCCCTCCAGTGCAGAGAGGAAACACGTTTAATGAGGTGAAATCCGGTACAATACGTGTTTTTTGGTTTCCCTACATTTACACAGGCAATTGATGCAATCTGGGTCTTATATTTTGATTCCATATGTGAGTTATCTGATCTCAAGTAAGACAGGTCATCGAGTGTATcgagtctttttcttttttctttttcttttttttttttttttttgcacatacaAATGATTTGGAATATGTTGATAGAAACTATATGCTATGCTGTACATGAAGATCTGAAGCTgttaaaagaaagaggagatatTTTCTGAACTTCTACTCAAGTCCTCGCCCTCCGCCCCAGCTTACATtagacacaaagaaaatgatGGGTAATAGTGTTGTTTTATTGGACATAATGTGAGGGTTATGTCATCAGCTTGCCAGATGTCTGAATTCATTGTGGTCacattacatttgttttgattACATTTGTCCATATACCATTCTCATTACAAAGTTTAAACAAAGGGGGTTGAATGACAggttgtgatgttttattattatttctttttctctgtgttgggaaaaacaaaattatattttCCAGTTGGCAACATACTATGATACAATGCCATTAGGTGCATAGCATTTTCAGTGAACTATAGTCATGGTATTGATATGGTGCTCTGTTGGCTCCAGTGAAAGGTTAAACCTCATTTCTGGCCTTGTTTCAATTTTGTAAGTGTCACTGACTAATGCAGTATATTCGCCACTCGGCAAAAGCAAGCCTGGCATGGCAGAGAAAGCCAAAATGTCACACGTCAGGAACATAATGTACACAAATCTTAAGTTTGGTCTTGGCGTTCAGTTCTGGAAAGCAGTGTACATCCAGTCATtttgcacaaaaacaaatgaaattttcTCGACAATGATGACAGATGGAAGTATCTAACCATATTGCTTAAAAGATATTGTTACGTGCTCCAGATTTGATACTGTGGCTGTGAAATTCATCGAACTAACTGTCCAAAATCGGAGGGAAATTCTTTACTGGGTTAGACAAGCCAACAGCTGTCGGTTTTGTAATTTGCTATTGTATGAGGAAAACCGAGGGTGAAATGCCAGGAAACAAAATTTTGTCCCATTTTCCTGAGGCTAAAACTATGTTAGCAAGTTATGCATGAAGGATGGTGTATACTCAGCATtctattctctctgttttatatgCTTCCTTAGCAGATTACACAAAAGTATATCTCTCTTTTCAAGTGCTGACAAGCTTAACTGTATTGGTGACAAGACAGAAAGTTGCAGTTGATTATGATTGTAGTGGCAACAGAATAACAAATTTGGAACAACATACACAGTAGTTTGAGTGTTAAAGAATATGCTCTTTGTGTTGCATAAAAGAATGAATATGTGTAGgacaaaaaaatgttatattcaCAAAATACTTTGAGAAAATGCTCAAAAGCACAGGCACTGTAGGATTTTCTGATAGAAAGGATGGATTGATACAATCAtaaaaacagatggagaagatGGCTTGTCAGAATTATTGGCCTGACTGAATCATTAATAGACTGATATGATCAGAAGACTCATCCAGTGTGTCAGACAGAAGGAAACACTTTACCAACACTGGAGTTCTATTGTCGTCTGACAGCAAAAAATACGGCTGCACATGAAAACTATGAATGTTTAAAACAGCAAGATCACTACATATCCCACAGGATATTGGGTGTCTGGTTTCTAATGTACTCTTCTCTTTTATACTACATCCTTGATTTTTTACAGTCTGTTGAGTTGTCTGAGGTGTCTTTGTTTAGTGAATTTGACAGTTCAATCACAGATTGCTGTAGAGACTTTCATGCTGTCAGGACCATGGCTTTATTACAAAactcacagacataaacattaTTCCACAAACCATCTCCCTAAACATTTAATTTAGCTTACACCAGTGTCTGGCCTCTATTCCTTTTTCTCCAAGCTGTTCAATGTGCATAATTAGGATCGGGGATGCACCACATGCAATAATAAACAGGGAATTTCAGATACCTTGTAAGAAGATGGAGTGAGAGTAGTGTCTTGGGTATTTCTATTTAGGTCGTGCGTCAGAGGCAGACCAGTAACAGTTATGCATCTAACAGTGAGATCCAAATCTTAGTTACATTATGTATCATCTCTGACTGGGCTAATTACTGCCTTTTGAAGTTTTGAAGATGAGCTTATGATCTTTGGGTTTTTCCCCTGCTCCTTGTTATTGGTATTCAGACATCCTCAGTTCATTATCTACCATTGTCCCAATGGTTCTCTTATTTTTCATGACTTTCCATAAAACCATGCCGTTTCTCTCCCAACTTTGCAATCTAAAACCTTAGTTTTCTCTCCCATGTTTCTAATTTGGATGCTCTCTACTGTGTATTGTAAGGGTTAACCTTTTCCCTAAGCACActtagcaaaacaaaataacctGAAGCCTCAGGTTTACCTTCAGTTCTTGTTTGCTGTATCGTGCTTTTGTTGTAAAGGGTAATGTAACTAACCTACTGTTACGGCGTAGGTGCAATATAATTCTTTGCATTTTTGACATATCGTTTATAAAAATAAGGCTAGTTTTTCCACAGTTATTTTTCTAGCTGTGTATGATTCTCTGGACCTTAATCATGGTTATGCATGTAAGTGATAAAATAAAGCACTGTGTGTACCATGAATGACTTCACTGATTCAATTTAAAATTGTGTTGTACTCAAAACaggcagcgtgtgtgtgtgtgtgtgtgtgtgcgcgcgcgcacgcgtgcgtgcctgtgaatgtgtgcgtaTCAGAcaacactcacaaaacaaactAACTTGACTCAAGCAGCTGTTAAGGACAAGGCCATACTCTACTACAGTGACCATTGAAGCAGTAGAGGTGAACTGATGAAAAGGAAATACTGGTGTCATTGAGCCTTTGGTTTTAATATTGACTCTACCACAAATGAGTGTAAGAAACAGCATGTTGAGCCAAACTACAatttcctctgtctgctgccGAGTGAATAGTtttacagactctctctctccttgagaCACAAGATCTATTGTAAACCTTAATTCAGTGACTGTTTGGTTCCATAGAGTAACCTTTAACCATTATATGGCTGGATGAACTGAATCAATAcaatatttcacaaacactgagagaaaaatccATGTAACCTTCTAGGTTTTGCTCTACTAGAGCAAGCCCTGAATGTCCCCAGTGTCTAGGCAGTTATATAGACTGTATTAGGATTGAATTTCAGAATTATCTTTGTACTTTAAGTCAGCTTGCCATGGCTTTGAACCATTTAAATCCAGGGaaagttatatttaaaaatgaagtttACTAGACTGCCAAGACCAGTccagccttaaaaaaaaaatactgctctATAAAGCTGTTCAAAGAAATGTTTCACGTtaccttttaaaatgtttcatccAGTGCTGTGTGTTCCATATGTTAACATACAAATCTGATTCCATGTCTGTTTATGAATCGAAGGCTATCACTGAAATTATACCACATTTAGCTCATCTTTCAAAGCCCTGTTATTGTAGTAACAGTGATgagaaacattctctctctctctctctctctctctctctctctcattttacagaATCTCCTATTGTACAGCTGATAAAGTTCAAGATAAAGTGTTTGCCTATGTCTCCCAGAGTCACTTTAATGAGACTCTTGAGTTCCATGCTTTCCTCTGCCAAAAGAAGAAAATAGTGAGTGTACATCCAATAGCAGTGTCCTGATAACTAACGTTTTGTTGTCTGCTTTTACAATCAGAAAGGtattctctattttttttttttttttttttatgaacctGTTGTTTGCTCTGTCTAGTGAGCCTGTAACTCGATGTTGCACTATATTGCCCTATATGTACACTATATTTACACTATTGCTCCCAATACACAGAGTCTTTTAAGTGAGAATTTCTCACAAGTAGAACTCCAACAGATAATGCCCTTAGTTCTCCCACAGCCTGTTTATTTCAGCTCCCAAGGTATTTAGCACCATCTAGTGGCCCAATGTGCACAACAGACATTTCGTGCAGTATTGGTTTTCGTTGTGCCTTGCGGCTTAACCCAAATCAAACTGTCTTACCAAAAATCGTGTTCAGAGAGTGACTGATTGGTTTGCTCCGTGTTTTGCGTACAGGCTCAAGCCGTCACACTGACTGTGGCACAAGCATTTAAAGTGGCTCTGGATCTGTGGGAGGTCGCCCAGGAGGGTGAGACATTTACACTTTTGATATGACGACATGCTGGCACCAGCAGCATACATAATCCATTACAAAATGCAACAGCCAGAGAATCtacaagtacaaacacagcagtacaaacacaaatgacCCTTCCCTTTAATGAAACCAAGTTTTGCAACTGGGATAAAACTCAGTCTGGTGCAGAAAGCTGTCTAGTACCTCTGCCTCTTATATTTGTACTGGGGCTTACATAAAGCTGCCAACCTACAATTTTTTTGTTCGCTTACTCTCTCAGATAAGAAGGCACGCACCTGCTGTTCCTGTGAGGTCGCAGACTCTCAAGTGGAAACGAAGCCCCACTGTGCGGCTGGTACAGTAATTACCCATCACAATTCTGCATGGACTCTTAATGACTGCAGGCTTGACCTATTGTACAAAATATGCAGATGACGTTTAatttttgcatttaaatttgCATTTCAAATTAGCATTTTCAATCTGCAAGTCACATTAGGGTTATTTTACACGACTGATAAAGTCAAAGCCAGACTGGATACAGTAGGATATGTGGAATGGGTAGTTAATTTGTCTTTATATATCACAGAGTCGGGGAACAGCCGAACTCAGAGCATGGGGCACAAATTAAGGAAGCCTTTCTTCTCCTTCCATGCACCATCACCATGCAACAATCCAGTCAGGAGAAAGCCAGTCAAACACAATTCCTGGGTAAGCTCCTTCCTGGGCAAATTCTAATTTGTCTTCACATACACTCATTAAA
This sequence is a window from Chanos chanos chromosome 4, fChaCha1.1, whole genome shotgun sequence. Protein-coding genes within it:
- the si:dkey-71h2.2 gene encoding low density lipoprotein receptor adapter protein 1 isoform X2 gives rise to the protein MDAIKSAGRAIIKSPGVPRHTWGTSKHEKLPENWTDTKETLLEGMVFNVKYLGMTLVDQPKGEDMAAAAIRRIITTARASAKKFRKVTLTVTPKGIVITDTETNDLIENVSIYRISYCTADKVQDKVFAYVSQSHFNETLEFHAFLCQKKKIAQAVTLTVAQAFKVALDLWEVAQEDKKARTCCSCEVADSQVETKPHCAAESGNSRTQSMGHKLRKPFFSFHAPSPCNNPVRRKPVKHNSWDTEDGLDDAFSSNMEMEEMDTDWQTPAPEYHQRRQL
- the si:dkey-71h2.2 gene encoding low density lipoprotein receptor adapter protein 1 isoform X3, with translation MDAIKSAGRAIIKSPGVPRHTWGTSKHEKLPENWTDTKETLLEGMVFNVKYLGMTLVDQPKGEDMAAAAIRRIITTARASAKKFRKVTLTVTPKGIVITDTETNDLIENVSIYRISYCTADKVQDKVFAYVSQSHFNETLEFHAFLCQKKKIAQAVTLTVAQAFKVALDLWEVAQEDKKARTCCSCEVADSQVETKPHCAAESGNSRTQSMGHKLRKPFFSFHAPSPCNNPVRRKPVKHNSWDTEDGLDDAFSSNMEMEEMDTGK
- the si:dkey-71h2.2 gene encoding low density lipoprotein receptor adapter protein 1 isoform X1, with product MDAIKSAGRAIIKSPGVPRHTWGTSKHEKLPENWTDTKETLLEGMVFNVKYLGMTLVDQPKGEDMAAAAIRRIITTARASAKKFRKVTLTVTPKGIVITDTETNDLIENVSIYRISYCTADKVQDKVFAYVSQSHFNETLEFHAFLCQKKKIAQAVTLTVAQAFKVALDLWEVAQEDKKARTCCSCEVADSQVETKPHCAAESGNSRTQSMGHKLRKPFFSFHAPSPCNNPVRRKPVKHNSWDTEDGLDDAFSRLANSRSRVSSEEAALSPVEEDLMSLSSDDSD